The Chanos chanos chromosome 9, fChaCha1.1, whole genome shotgun sequence genome includes the window GCGTCATATCGTTCATCCTCCTTGTGCCGGTAACCATAGTTACGCACTCCCGGCGGAGTGTCCTTGCGGCCGCACTGGTCTCGGGGGTTTGAGATAGGGTACTGGACGGATCCATCCTCCAGCCAGCCCGCGTTGCACCAGTCCAGTCCCTCCAACCAGGCTTTATGGAGCTGGGCATGGGAGGCCAGGATAGCATCCTGCTGTTTACACGCTTCCTCTGCCTCATGGTAGTTCAGCTTATAACGGCCAAGACGAGGGTAGTACGGAAATACCACACCTAAGGGAACGCCAGGGAtgaacagatacacacacatgcacgcacacacacacgcacatacacatacacatttaaacacaagtgcaccaaagaaacaaacatgcatacacacacacacacacacacacacacacaaaacacgttCATATACAGAGATAAAGATACATTAAACCTTAAATGATCACAAATGACCATGACAAATTCCCTTGACCCCTCAACTCTGACCTTCAAGATCCAGGTTGACGAACCCTGTGTCATCCTCCATGTCATTGGTGACCTCACACTCGTAGCGACCGTAGTCCTGCAGGGTGACATTATGGATGATTACAGAGGCATCACCTGGCCCGGCCTGCTCGAGCGACACACGACCCCGGTACGACCCAAACACTCTCTGCTGACGCCCCAGCGCAACAAACACATCCTCGAACTGCAGCGAGTCCGTCACTTTCGTCCATTTAATCCGTATCCGGGCCGGGTCGACATTCTCGGGCTCGTGGTGAAACCGACACGGCAGGGTGATGGTGCCGCCCCGGTGGGTCACAACCTTTCCTGGGGCGGTCTGGACAATCACAGCTCCGGTTTCATCCTCTGGGACGGGAGGAGAAGAAACACGATCAACAGAACAGTGTTACATTAACTCTCAGAGAGCTCATTGTgctgctgtcaaaacacaaagactCAAATGTGTTCAAGAGGGTCAACACCACATGTACAGACTGAAAGACAGCGCCCTTTAATGAGTACCTGTTAAAAACAGCGCCTTCTAGTGAGCAACAGTTAAAAACAGCACTCTCTAATGAGTAACTATAACGCCACATATGCTAATGAAATCTAAACTAACGCTAAAATGAACTCTAgcagtttttttctctggaaAATCAATATGCTGTGTAGTTCTTTGACCTGAGTCTGTATTTTAAATTTTCAGTATACGACTGTCAAAGCTTTcgttttgtgtgtcttaaatgAATCTGTAGAACGGGTGAAGTTTCAGGAGGAGTGAGCTGCATcattttaaccaatcaaatctTGCTGTTTTTGCGGCAAACAAAATCAGACCCAAATGTGAGATGTGTTTACAAATGTCTGCACCctggggttttctttctttctctctctctctctgtctttctctctctctctctgtctttctctctctctctctttttatctcagaCAGGTCCTatcagcctaacacacacactaaaacttCTACTTTTTCACTCAAAAGCCCTGCGAACTCGACTTCATTTGGACATGATGGCTTTTCCAGCCACCCCAGCCCCTCAGCCATAGTTTACAAAACAACAGCCGGCGGCACTAAATGCCCCCCTGCCATTCAGCCGAGATCAGACCACTCACAATCAGGCCTGCTCCACGTTACAGGTGCCAGTGAGAAACCCCgccaaatgaaatgttttgtcacCAAACACTCGCCCCAGTGAAAGGCTTTCAGAAGAACAGACCCAAACATTCACTCCGCCAACCAACCAGCTTGAAGGTGTTGTATCAGGAGATGTCGACTGAAAATGATGAGGCGCGCCATGGTAACCAAACACTGGTAACCAGTGCCAGTGACAGACCCCCAACCACACAGGTTAGGATGGGAGAGCCAGTTAGAGCAACTGATAAacctgcttttgtttgtttgttcatttctccAGGTGGAGGTTTGATAACATAGATATTGAGTAAGAAGATGAATACAGACTATCACGATTCATAATTGTGGTCAAATATACGctcgctccccccccccaccccaccccccgtacacacacccacacacaccatctctccctGCCAAAAAGCTCATGCCTCTTAATCTCTTTGTTGCTATTCAAATGATAGCAAACcaggagagaaaacataaaCTGTGAAAgcatttctctcttcctgtgagtctgtgcagctggtgatgatgtcatagaacagacacacacacacacacacacaggcgcacacgcgcacacacgcgcacacacacacacacacacacacacacacacacacacacacacacacacacacacacttcttaccCAGGACATGTACCACTTTCCTCCGCCCCTTGTCTGAGTCAGTCAGAAAGGTGTTTGTGGATGGCACCAGAAGAAGTAAGAGAGTTGTCAGTGACAGGACCTGCACTATGAGCTAAAGCAAGGACAAGATCACAAAACCAAGTGAGAGAAATTAAAACCTCATACACCTGCAGCATGCAAGCAACATTACATGTCAGGACACAACTTTGTTAGCCCCAAGTGTGCTGTAAGACCGTCTCCTGTGGGATTATGGGTGTGTTTCAGAAGAGTTAAAGGGATGAAATCATCTATCCTCAGTAAATCAAGGCTTTGTCTAAATTAATTTAAGCCATGTGTGCATGagcctttttaaatgaatgatttttttttttttttgcagagatgGTAGTGTACTCAATAAAACTGAAGTTCCCTGAATGttcctctctttttatttcGGACAGGTGTTGTTTTCGTGCAAAATCCAGATTTGTTTTCATCACCATTTCAGTAAACAGGAgtaacttacaaaaaaaaagatacggAGTCTGGGGAAAACGTTTTGCTTTTTCATAAATTACTTTTCTCAAGCTGAGACGTT containing:
- the hapln4 gene encoding hyaluronan and proteoglycan link protein 4, with the translated sequence MRLIVQVLSLTTLLLLLVPSTNTFLTDSDKGRRKVVHVLEDETGAVIVQTAPGKVVTHRGGTITLPCRFHHEPENVDPARIRIKWTKVTDSLQFEDVFVALGRQQRVFGSYRGRVSLEQAGPGDASVIIHNVTLQDYGRYECEVTNDMEDDTGFVNLDLEGVVFPYYPRLGRYKLNYHEAEEACKQQDAILASHAQLHKAWLEGLDWCNAGWLEDGSVQYPISNPRDQCGRKDTPPGVRNYGYRHKEDERYDAFCFTSNLNGRVYFLKRFKKVNYLEAMKACQRDGSVIAKVGQLYAAWKFQLLDRCEAGWVEDGSIRYPIVNPRARCGGSEPGVRNLGFPDKKFKLYGAYCFRKNWDGPTAPPTAGLSNAQNTIKTISNITKSI